The following are encoded in a window of Carya illinoinensis cultivar Pawnee chromosome 15, C.illinoinensisPawnee_v1, whole genome shotgun sequence genomic DNA:
- the LOC122296045 gene encoding uncharacterized protein LOC122296045 produces MGCMEKLYQWIRRQQEEGSRVATVDILNYIQNEVDYCGEEPSMSPRAPVQHQHSQATMHVMNSGFLLSSGSSGLTSAGHGSRSEHCDHQSKNSVFSNALSSPLRQSLQHYHITRGGYSPSRNSSNDSAMDMHADSPANDSSY; encoded by the exons ATGGGATGCATG gaaaAACTCTATCAATGGATCCGGAGACAACAAGAGGAAGGATCTAGGGTTGCAACAGTTGATATTCTTAATTACATTCAG AATGAGGTGGACTACTGCGGGGAGGAGCCATCAATGTCCCCTAGAGCTCCCGTGCAACATCAGCATTCTCAAGCTACAATGCATGTCATGAACTCAGGTTTCCTGTTATCTTCAGGCTCATCTGGCCTAACAAGCGCTGGGCATGGAAGTCGCTCTGAGCATTGTGATCATCAATCCAAGAATTCAGTCTTCTCAAATGCTTTATCAAGCCCTCTCCGCCAGAGTCTTCAACACTATCACATTACTCGGGGAGGTTACTCCCCCAGCAGGAACAGTTCTAACGATTCTGCCATGGATATGCATGCAGATAGTCCTGCTAATGACTCCAGTTACTAA